In Paenibacillus algicola, a genomic segment contains:
- a CDS encoding DEAD/DEAH box helicase codes for MPGHLNQKEEIHLNSSSSDSSHIITDQRIPVPLHLDRTWLHDLNSRLDKGGPWGDYALSRLALQGEEASLVTSFEELQCLKQIGSLSPLPHQIDTAQKVLFQMSGRAILADEVGLGKTIEAGLILKEYMIRGLVSKVLILVPASLVLQWVRELNSKFGIPAIAQKKAYSWGNDIVVASMDTAKREPHQNLLLNEEYDMLIIDEAHKLKNKKTTNYQFIQKLRKKYCLLLTATPVQNDLSELFNLITLLKPGQLGRQGEFSANFVVDKRRPKNQEQLKDELAKVMIRNRRGEGPVQFTKRSVRNALLQLSDDEQTLYDGVTSFVKDQYQAAGGNMSSMLSLVTLQREVCSSRDAVFVTLVNLAKKLPEDSPVRDRIWDLVHLIKAVKANTKAEKAIELIQGMNEKVIVFTEYRATQEYLLNYFRDHGLTSVPYRGGMNRGKKDWMMDLFRGKAQVMIATEAGGEGINLQFCHHMINFDLPWNPMRVEQRIGRVHRLGQQNDVHIHNLSTKGTIEEHILSLLHEKINMFELVIGGLDVILERLEKKESIEKSLYKIMLESSSDDEIRHKLGSLGDTLHQLKEELELQTPTNILREEEA; via the coding sequence ATGCCCGGACACTTAAATCAAAAGGAGGAGATTCACCTGAACTCATCGTCATCGGACTCCAGCCATATTATTACGGATCAGCGCATCCCTGTTCCCCTTCACCTAGACCGAACCTGGCTTCATGACCTGAACAGCCGCTTGGACAAAGGCGGTCCCTGGGGAGATTACGCACTGTCCCGCTTAGCGCTGCAGGGTGAAGAGGCCTCCCTGGTCACGAGCTTTGAGGAATTGCAGTGCCTGAAGCAGATCGGGAGCCTGTCTCCTCTTCCCCACCAGATCGATACAGCTCAAAAGGTATTGTTCCAAATGTCCGGACGGGCCATTCTTGCCGATGAGGTAGGACTGGGCAAGACGATCGAAGCCGGCCTGATTCTAAAAGAATATATGATCCGCGGCCTCGTCTCCAAGGTGCTCATTCTCGTCCCGGCCTCCCTCGTGCTGCAATGGGTGCGGGAGCTCAACTCCAAGTTCGGCATTCCGGCCATCGCCCAAAAAAAAGCCTACTCCTGGGGTAATGACATCGTCGTCGCCTCTATGGACACTGCCAAGCGGGAGCCCCATCAGAACCTGTTACTCAATGAGGAATATGACATGCTGATCATTGATGAGGCCCACAAGCTGAAGAACAAGAAGACGACCAACTATCAATTTATTCAGAAGCTGCGTAAAAAATATTGCCTGCTCCTCACCGCTACACCCGTGCAAAATGATCTCAGCGAGCTGTTTAACCTGATTACCCTGCTCAAGCCGGGTCAGCTCGGCCGCCAGGGCGAATTCTCGGCCAACTTTGTCGTGGATAAGCGCCGACCGAAAAATCAGGAGCAGCTGAAGGACGAGCTGGCCAAGGTCATGATCCGCAATCGCCGGGGAGAGGGGCCGGTACAATTCACCAAACGATCGGTGCGTAATGCACTGCTCCAGCTCTCTGATGACGAGCAGACACTCTATGACGGAGTTACGTCATTTGTGAAGGATCAGTATCAGGCTGCCGGGGGGAATATGAGCAGCATGCTGTCACTCGTCACCCTGCAGCGGGAGGTGTGCAGCAGCCGCGATGCCGTCTTTGTCACCCTCGTGAACCTGGCCAAGAAGCTGCCCGAGGATTCTCCTGTCCGCGACCGGATCTGGGATCTGGTTCATTTGATTAAAGCCGTTAAAGCCAACACCAAAGCAGAGAAAGCGATCGAGCTCATCCAGGGCATGAATGAAAAAGTAATCGTCTTTACCGAATACCGGGCAACACAGGAGTATTTACTGAACTATTTCCGCGATCACGGGCTGACCTCCGTTCCTTATCGGGGAGGCATGAACCGCGGTAAAAAAGACTGGATGATGGACCTGTTCCGGGGCAAGGCCCAGGTTATGATCGCCACAGAAGCCGGCGGTGAAGGCATCAACCTGCAATTTTGCCACCATATGATTAATTTTGATCTGCCATGGAATCCCATGCGGGTGGAGCAGCGGATCGGACGCGTCCACCGCCTCGGTCAGCAGAACGATGTCCACATCCATAACCTGTCCACCAAGGGCACGATTGAAGAGCATATCCTGAGCCTGCTGCATGAGAAGATCAACATGTTCGAGCTGGTCATCGGCGGACTGGATGTGATCCTGGAGCGGCTGGAGAAGAAGGAATCTATCGAGAAAAGCCTGTACAAAATCATGCTGGAATCAAGCAGCGATGACGAAATCCGCCATAAGCTGGGCTCTTTGGGAGATACACTGCATCAGCTCAAGGAAGAGCTGGAATTACAGACACCCACGAACATCCTACGAGAAGAGGAGGCCTGA
- a CDS encoding YqhG family protein, translated as MSLSPQQIQQHVSVYLDATQCQVLERSPQHVTVKLSPQADKMLTNRPYYWGFIERTGAPAETLSFTFVFDPEAYEAQLEAKARADQTSGSGASAALAQDPLLSRYYGSAPVPMLPVLGPGRIQREDVTFGSRRLQQIWQAAREEGQYLYLFEEPEPEARPKTRSAALEQWLGVCFKVEFSCDLKREELHYVAISLSRKQIVSQFDTQLQERSLSPRLPEYVHIRPAVLSLAQGAELLEQHLLEQLSERDYSWASQAKVRLAEELRIVDSYYEELLKEPDEEKQRLIQEQHEARRSEMQWQYEPKISLSAITCGLFHLHSPVHAPS; from the coding sequence ATGAGCCTGTCCCCGCAGCAGATTCAGCAGCATGTTTCCGTATATTTAGATGCTACACAGTGTCAGGTGCTGGAGCGGTCTCCCCAGCATGTAACCGTAAAGCTGTCCCCTCAGGCGGATAAAATGCTGACGAACCGCCCCTATTATTGGGGCTTTATCGAGCGAACCGGTGCGCCGGCCGAGACATTATCCTTCACGTTTGTGTTTGATCCCGAAGCTTACGAAGCACAGCTTGAAGCCAAAGCCCGCGCTGATCAGACTTCTGGCTCTGGAGCCTCTGCTGCTCTTGCTCAAGACCCTTTGCTGTCCCGCTATTACGGCAGTGCTCCTGTTCCTATGCTTCCCGTGCTGGGGCCGGGGCGAATCCAGCGGGAGGATGTGACCTTCGGCAGCCGCCGTCTGCAGCAAATCTGGCAGGCTGCGCGCGAGGAAGGGCAGTATCTGTATCTGTTTGAGGAGCCGGAGCCGGAGGCCAGGCCCAAGACCAGATCCGCGGCATTGGAGCAATGGCTGGGCGTCTGCTTCAAGGTAGAGTTCAGCTGTGACCTCAAGCGGGAAGAGCTGCACTATGTGGCCATTTCTTTATCCCGAAAACAGATTGTCTCCCAGTTTGACACGCAGCTGCAGGAGCGAAGCTTATCTCCACGGCTGCCGGAGTATGTGCACATACGTCCAGCGGTGCTGTCCCTTGCTCAAGGAGCGGAGCTGCTGGAGCAGCATCTGCTGGAGCAGCTGAGCGAGCGGGATTACAGCTGGGCCTCCCAGGCGAAGGTCAGGCTTGCAGAGGAGCTGCGGATCGTGGACAGCTATTACGAGGAGCTCCTGAAGGAGCCGGACGAGGAGAAGCAAAGACTCATTCAGGAGCAGCATGAGGCTCGGCGCAGTGAGATGCAGTGGCAGTATGAGCCCAAAATCTCGCTGTCCGCCATCACCTGCGGTTTGTTTCATCTGCATTCGCCGGTTCATGCGCCCTCCTGA
- a CDS encoding YqzE family protein, with product MASSDDLIKYITQRVVSYMGTPKEERRRRMAKEPWSTRWFGMLPFSMSLWKEDVVEKTRKRRRR from the coding sequence ATGGCCAGTAGTGATGATTTAATAAAATATATTACACAGCGCGTCGTCAGCTATATGGGAACGCCCAAAGAAGAACGGCGCAGAAGGATGGCGAAGGAGCCCTGGAGCACCCGCTGGTTCGGGATGCTGCCATTTTCAATGTCTCTTTGGAAAGAGGATGTGGTGGAAAAAACCCGCAAGCGACGGCGTCGCTAA
- a CDS encoding N-acetylmuramoyl-L-alanine amidase, which yields MRKFNLKALLSLWAALVVLLGLLPSNCWASSPQTSKQLHSSEDSSSQIQQHPFMHRAVLIDVGHGGIDGGTSFQGLLEKDINLAISRRLYMLLRSEGIPAVLNRDQDYALSDDNRWHASRSRHQRDLSQRKQLSHEIPTAMIVSIHVNWAKNSSRSGGIVLHQPEGRSTLLAGCIQRQFNELYQLQHTFTVGKPFYLLKLSEVPAVIVETGFISHPSDRQKLTSRKGQVEISEAIVKGIISYLTMYE from the coding sequence ATGCGTAAATTCAATCTAAAAGCTCTTCTGAGCCTGTGGGCGGCTCTTGTTGTACTGCTGGGACTGCTGCCGTCAAACTGCTGGGCTTCATCGCCTCAAACTTCAAAGCAGCTTCATTCTTCCGAAGACAGCAGCAGTCAAATACAGCAGCATCCGTTCATGCACCGTGCGGTGCTTATTGATGTCGGACACGGAGGGATCGACGGCGGCACCTCATTCCAAGGCTTATTGGAAAAAGATATCAATCTCGCCATTTCCCGAAGATTGTATATGCTGCTTCGCAGTGAAGGGATTCCTGCGGTACTGAACCGGGATCAGGATTATGCGCTTAGCGACGATAATCGCTGGCATGCCAGCCGCTCCAGGCATCAGCGGGATCTGTCCCAGCGAAAGCAGCTGAGCCATGAAATTCCGACCGCGATGATTGTCAGCATCCATGTGAATTGGGCCAAGAACAGCTCCAGAAGCGGCGGGATCGTTCTCCATCAGCCTGAGGGCCGCAGCACGCTGCTAGCCGGCTGTATTCAGCGGCAATTTAATGAGCTCTACCAGCTTCAGCACACCTTTACAGTCGGCAAGCCCTTTTACCTGCTGAAGCTGTCCGAGGTTCCCGCTGTCATTGTCGAAACCGGATTTATCAGCCATCCATCAGACCGCCAAAAACTGACCAGCCGGAAAGGGCAGGTTGAAATTTCGGAGGCGATAGTTAAAGGCATTATCAGCTATCTAACCATGTATGAATAA
- a CDS encoding methyl-accepting chemotaxis protein, with product MFEGLRVKEGFPLWRSWRLNRHMQKDVEHIFEGIAENRKDLLMSWTTEYWGHLERLQHVMQESFTASDATANARSGHSKPEHWSSLLGQVYTRAADFTELFILDPQGQVQYSTHGDHIGTCYAAGSSIGDAVQYAQNTAEGRMLLGPYADSRTQELGARSSSFHDAMTLLFIQVMLHEGTCTGMICGRVPNDVIGDLIQRESGHVYPDSGDNYIFMAKPSYHKQILPGTALSRSRFEDRTFTHGENLKDGVHTEYGTVTVKHHTELELIFSDPATGSLHPGVAGTIQNGSNLFVAYPGYPDYRHIPVIGKGVTFQLPHCPDVWGMMCEGDFEEVYRIRSLGFRMFKSQLMSSLVLATLIFGILFAAASFTSPLITAFSGGALCLIFGLVSFLWLRSREISRVSDQMSDLTRFIRMNAEGRGDLTQRLDPGHFQDETRELAKWINNMIDSLEGIMMQVKWTASDVSASQQTMQDTTSLTVTSAERVSGNVHEMIRSMRMQLQDIDIARESTENMKEVLLELERQAHEQIEVARSEVRGIGDKMSHISTRVEESNQSIRAFVETVQEIRNVLHAIEQISSQTQLLALNASIEAARVGEHGQGFAVVASEIRKLAELTSKSTDEVNEIIRHIYQDTEKAFRSMEDGSRVIREGTRLVAAASELLSSAAAEDQRKHQAVDEVVSLMEKIALVSKENRKISKDVEHKMQALTSDIQSVRHTSGSVEAIAHSMQQLVSQFKLTESRIR from the coding sequence ATGTTTGAGGGACTGAGAGTAAAGGAAGGCTTTCCGTTATGGAGATCCTGGCGCTTAAACCGCCACATGCAGAAGGATGTCGAGCACATTTTTGAGGGCATTGCGGAGAACCGCAAGGATTTGCTGATGTCCTGGACGACAGAGTACTGGGGGCATCTGGAGCGTCTGCAGCATGTAATGCAAGAATCCTTTACGGCTTCCGATGCAACCGCGAATGCCAGGAGCGGCCATAGCAAGCCCGAGCACTGGAGCTCTTTGTTGGGACAGGTCTATACCCGGGCGGCCGATTTTACAGAGCTGTTTATACTGGACCCTCAGGGACAAGTGCAATACTCCACGCATGGGGATCATATTGGCACTTGTTATGCTGCAGGAAGCTCTATCGGGGACGCTGTTCAGTATGCGCAGAATACGGCTGAAGGCCGGATGCTGCTAGGTCCTTACGCAGATTCCAGGACGCAGGAGCTGGGAGCGAGAAGCTCTTCTTTTCACGACGCCATGACGCTGCTGTTCATTCAGGTCATGCTGCATGAAGGGACATGTACCGGAATGATATGCGGCAGAGTACCGAATGACGTCATCGGAGACCTGATCCAGCGTGAATCGGGTCATGTCTATCCTGACTCCGGAGATAATTACATATTTATGGCGAAGCCCAGCTATCATAAGCAGATTCTTCCTGGTACCGCATTATCACGCAGCCGTTTCGAGGATCGGACCTTTACACACGGAGAGAACCTGAAGGACGGCGTTCACACGGAATACGGGACGGTCACAGTTAAGCACCACACAGAGCTGGAGCTTATATTCAGTGATCCCGCCACAGGCAGTCTGCATCCTGGTGTGGCCGGAACGATACAGAACGGGAGTAATTTATTTGTGGCTTATCCCGGATATCCCGACTATCGGCATATTCCCGTGATCGGTAAGGGAGTCACCTTTCAGCTCCCGCATTGTCCGGATGTATGGGGCATGATGTGTGAAGGAGACTTCGAAGAGGTATACCGGATTCGCAGCCTTGGCTTTCGGATGTTCAAGTCCCAGCTTATGTCATCTCTTGTCCTTGCGACACTAATATTCGGCATATTGTTTGCGGCTGCCTCCTTTACTTCTCCTCTCATCACGGCCTTCAGCGGCGGAGCCCTTTGCCTGATCTTCGGATTGGTAAGCTTCTTATGGCTCCGATCCCGTGAAATTAGCCGCGTAAGTGACCAAATGTCTGATTTGACCCGCTTCATTCGTATGAACGCCGAAGGACGGGGTGATCTGACTCAGCGGCTGGACCCCGGGCATTTTCAAGATGAAACACGGGAGCTGGCCAAATGGATCAATAATATGATCGACTCGCTGGAAGGAATTATGATGCAGGTCAAATGGACAGCCAGCGACGTTTCCGCCAGCCAGCAGACGATGCAGGATACTACCTCACTGACCGTTACCTCCGCAGAAAGGGTAAGCGGGAATGTACATGAGATGATTCGCAGCATGCGGATGCAGCTGCAGGACATTGATATTGCCCGAGAGAGCACCGAGAATATGAAGGAAGTTTTGCTGGAGCTGGAACGTCAGGCTCACGAGCAGATCGAAGTGGCACGCAGCGAGGTTCGGGGCATCGGCGACAAGATGTCTCATATCTCCACCCGAGTGGAAGAGAGCAATCAGAGCATTCGTGCTTTCGTGGAAACGGTTCAGGAAATTCGAAACGTACTGCATGCCATTGAGCAAATCTCTTCACAGACGCAGCTCCTTGCGCTAAATGCATCCATTGAAGCTGCACGGGTAGGCGAGCATGGACAGGGCTTTGCTGTCGTCGCCTCGGAAATACGCAAGCTGGCCGAGCTCACGAGCAAATCCACGGACGAGGTGAATGAGATTATCCGGCATATTTACCAGGACACCGAGAAAGCCTTCCGCTCAATGGAAGACGGAAGCCGTGTCATCCGTGAAGGAACACGCCTGGTTGCCGCAGCCTCTGAGCTGCTCTCTTCAGCGGCGGCCGAGGATCAACGGAAGCACCAGGCGGTGGACGAGGTGGTCAGCCTGATGGAGAAAATCGCTCTAGTCAGCAAAGAGAACCGCAAGATCTCCAAGGATGTCGAGCACAAAATGCAGGCTTTAACCTCCGACATTCAGAGTGTCCGGCACACCTCGGGCAGCGTGGAGGCCATCGCCCATTCCATGCAGCAGCTCGTGAGCCAGTTCAAGCTGACAGAGTCACGCATCCGCTAA
- a CDS encoding divergent polysaccharide deacetylase family protein: protein MNKLILWLWILGVLSWTGTVGVSAEGFLQGEEEMLRPGKVSIIIDDFGSGQKGTEEMLQLPVKITAAVMPFLSTSREDAERAHAAGHDVIIHMPMEPRQGKASWLGPGAITTSMSHQEIRQTLEAAIQEVPHAVGMNNHMGSRITGDERIMSVVLEVCREHGLFFVDSKTNYRSVAGRLAVEKGLPDISNHLFLDDIHTKAHVVKQLKLASEYGAKHQYCVTIGHVGIDGLITAQGLSDSVAELQRQGVEFIGISQLVLESTGWSRDVLPLR, encoded by the coding sequence ATGAACAAGCTTATATTGTGGTTATGGATTCTTGGAGTGTTAAGCTGGACAGGTACTGTGGGGGTGAGTGCGGAGGGCTTCTTGCAGGGTGAGGAAGAAATGCTTCGGCCTGGAAAGGTGTCCATTATTATCGACGATTTTGGCAGCGGCCAGAAGGGGACCGAGGAGATGCTGCAGCTTCCGGTCAAGATCACGGCAGCGGTGATGCCGTTTCTGAGCACAAGCCGTGAAGATGCGGAACGCGCCCATGCAGCGGGTCATGATGTCATCATTCATATGCCGATGGAGCCCAGGCAAGGCAAGGCAAGCTGGCTAGGTCCGGGAGCCATCACGACCAGCATGAGTCATCAGGAGATTCGTCAGACGCTGGAGGCGGCCATTCAGGAGGTTCCGCATGCTGTCGGCATGAACAATCATATGGGCTCCAGGATTACCGGAGATGAACGGATCATGTCGGTGGTGCTGGAGGTTTGCCGGGAGCATGGGTTGTTTTTTGTGGACAGTAAAACGAATTACCGCTCGGTCGCCGGACGGCTGGCTGTTGAAAAGGGGCTGCCGGATATAAGCAACCATCTTTTTCTGGATGATATCCATACCAAAGCGCATGTTGTCAAGCAGCTCAAGCTGGCTTCTGAGTATGGTGCTAAGCATCAATACTGTGTCACCATCGGACATGTCGGGATTGACGGGCTCATTACGGCCCAGGGGCTGAGTGACAGCGTTGCAGAACTTCAGCGGCAAGGAGTCGAATTTATCGGCATCTCACAGCTCGTGCTGGAGAGCACCGGCTGGAGCAGAGATGTATTGCCGTTAAGGTAG
- a CDS encoding winged helix-turn-helix transcriptional regulator, translated as MSMEEYKGKVKNIKDTPFGYTLSVIGGKWKMVIIYLLAENQSVRFNDLKRQIGAITYKTLSSQLKELEADGMVKRKEYPQIPPKVEYSLTDKAETLLPVLEELCEWGAKNQKA; from the coding sequence ATGAGTATGGAGGAATACAAAGGTAAAGTTAAAAATATTAAAGATACACCTTTTGGTTATACATTATCAGTTATTGGTGGTAAATGGAAAATGGTTATTATTTACCTCCTGGCAGAAAACCAATCGGTTCGCTTTAATGATCTGAAAAGACAGATAGGAGCTATTACTTATAAAACATTAAGTTCACAACTTAAAGAATTGGAAGCAGATGGTATGGTGAAACGAAAAGAGTATCCTCAAATTCCCCCTAAAGTCGAGTACAGTCTCACAGATAAAGCGGAAACACTATTACCCGTTTTGGAAGAGTTATGTGAATGGGGAGCAAAAAATCAAAAGGCATGA
- a CDS encoding RidA family protein produces the protein MTNVKTYNHDLWDHGISQGYSVYGTIYISGQFSHDTAGTFVGEGDIEAQTRQTLENMDRLLARFDVTRSNLAYVEIYLTNAQEHSEPVIRLFKEYVGQHRPAGSLIGVTYLAFPEQLIEISAVVHGD, from the coding sequence ATGACTAATGTCAAAACCTACAATCACGATCTTTGGGATCACGGAATATCCCAGGGATACTCCGTATACGGAACGATCTATATTTCAGGACAATTTTCCCACGACACAGCTGGCACGTTCGTTGGCGAAGGCGATATCGAGGCACAGACCAGGCAAACTCTGGAAAATATGGATCGCTTGCTGGCGCGATTTGATGTCACGAGGTCGAACCTCGCTTATGTGGAGATCTATTTGACAAACGCTCAAGAACATTCCGAGCCGGTCATCCGGCTGTTCAAGGAATACGTAGGACAACACCGGCCTGCCGGCAGTCTCATCGGCGTGACATATCTTGCGTTCCCTGAGCAATTGATTGAAATTAGCGCCGTAGTACACGGTGACTAA
- a CDS encoding aldo/keto reductase, whose translation MEYVKLGRSGLDVSRLSLGTMSFGVPERGNTPWSLDEEQSRPIIKKALESGINFFSTANMYSDGTSEEILGRALKEFAHRDEVVIATKVFVPMRKGPNAMGLSRKAIMIEIDNSLRRLGTDYVDLYQIHRWDPNTPIEETMEALHALVKAGKVRYIGASSMLAWQFAKAQHVAERNGWTRFVSMENRLNLLYREEEREMLPLCSDEGVGVTPYLPLAAGRLTRDWNEQTARSEKDQVAKALFSKTEEADRKVAERVREIAANRGISRAQIALAWLLQKEEVTAPIVGSTKISHLEDAVSALSVKLTSEEITRLEELYIPHPLV comes from the coding sequence ATGGAATATGTAAAACTTGGACGCAGCGGCTTGGATGTTTCGCGGTTAAGCCTTGGAACCATGAGCTTTGGGGTCCCTGAACGCGGCAATACCCCATGGTCTCTGGATGAGGAGCAAAGCAGACCGATTATTAAGAAGGCGCTCGAATCAGGCATCAACTTTTTCAGTACGGCCAACATGTATTCCGACGGAACAAGTGAAGAAATTCTCGGGCGTGCCTTAAAGGAATTTGCACATCGGGACGAAGTCGTCATAGCAACAAAGGTATTTGTTCCGATGCGCAAAGGTCCCAATGCAATGGGACTTTCCCGTAAAGCTATCATGATCGAAATTGATAACAGCCTAAGACGACTCGGAACAGACTATGTCGATTTATACCAGATTCATCGATGGGATCCTAATACGCCAATTGAGGAGACCATGGAGGCTCTTCACGCTTTAGTTAAGGCGGGCAAGGTCAGATACATTGGTGCATCCTCCATGCTGGCATGGCAGTTTGCGAAAGCTCAGCATGTCGCAGAGCGCAACGGTTGGACACGGTTCGTTTCCATGGAAAATCGATTAAACCTGCTCTATCGGGAAGAAGAACGAGAAATGCTCCCCCTTTGCAGTGACGAGGGAGTTGGCGTTACTCCTTACCTGCCTTTGGCAGCAGGCCGGTTAACACGGGATTGGAATGAGCAGACCGCGCGATCAGAGAAGGACCAGGTAGCAAAGGCATTGTTTAGTAAAACGGAAGAGGCAGATCGCAAAGTCGCTGAAAGAGTTAGAGAAATTGCTGCTAACCGGGGAATTTCGCGTGCGCAAATTGCACTCGCGTGGTTGCTACAAAAAGAAGAGGTTACCGCGCCGATTGTGGGTTCGACGAAAATCAGCCATCTGGAAGATGCGGTTTCAGCGTTGTCGGTTAAATTGACTTCTGAAGAAATTACCCGTTTAGAAGAACTTTATATACCACATCCACTAGTATAA
- a CDS encoding SDR family NAD(P)-dependent oxidoreductase — translation MLQLDVTNQDSISAAAEYIRSELSRLNVLVNNAGISHTGQPGRALEEVGKSGRPLRSMRYARASPRRISTTLRAQAPSSKPRDIPCALRSSTGTVRRVHSQTKDANSRGDVVSSHWHTEIGVDNVKAWIKYT, via the coding sequence ATCCTCCAACTCGACGTTACAAATCAGGATTCGATCTCCGCCGCGGCAGAGTACATCCGCAGCGAACTCAGTCGGCTCAATGTGCTCGTGAACAATGCGGGTATATCGCACACGGGTCAGCCGGGCAGGGCTCTCGAGGAGGTCGGGAAGTCAGGGCGCCCATTAAGGTCAATGCGGTATGCCCGGGCTTCACCGCGACGGATCTCAACAACTTTGAGGGCACAGGCACCGTCGAGCAAGCCGCGCGACATCCCATGCGCCTTGCGCTCCTCGACGGGGACGGTCCGACGGGTACATTCTCAAACGAAAGACGCCAACTCCCGTGGTGATGTAGTCTCGAGCCACTGGCACACCGAGATAGGTGTAGACAATGTGAAGGCTTGGATAAAATATACTTAA
- a CDS encoding MarR family winged helix-turn-helix transcriptional regulator produces MDTNKIIEDEMKIWNMWKGSFKRIFGRVVKELSEHTGLSEGDFGILDRLVQFGDGKLRQQELADSMNWDKSRLSHHLSRMEKRGLVIRSPLDTERGVQVIITSAGKAALDEALPIVSMAIRKYFLDQLTEQDIESITKLAERTKNDPSLR; encoded by the coding sequence ATGGATACTAACAAAATAATCGAAGATGAAATGAAAATATGGAATATGTGGAAAGGCTCCTTTAAGCGAATTTTCGGTCGCGTCGTTAAGGAGCTTTCTGAACATACAGGACTATCAGAAGGAGACTTTGGAATATTAGACCGGCTAGTCCAATTTGGAGATGGCAAGCTTCGCCAACAGGAACTAGCCGACTCGATGAACTGGGATAAGAGCAGATTATCCCATCATTTGTCGCGAATGGAAAAACGGGGCCTTGTTATAAGAAGTCCATTAGATACCGAACGAGGTGTCCAGGTCATCATTACTTCTGCCGGAAAAGCTGCTTTAGATGAAGCTCTGCCCATCGTCTCAATGGCAATACGCAAGTATTTTTTGGATCAATTAACCGAGCAAGACATTGAATCAATTACGAAGCTGGCAGAAAGAACGAAAAACGACCCTAGCCTCCGGTAA
- a CDS encoding LysR family transcriptional regulator, which yields MLCLKKKVSVELADRLGYVQSTVTTHIQQLEKISGQKLFHRYPRGIEPTDPFFLHECFPLFRNTRETLRT from the coding sequence TTGCTTTGCTTGAAGAAAAAAGTTTCAGTCGAGCTTGCGGATCGCTTGGGTTATGTTCAGTCCACTGTAACCACTCATATCCAACAGTTAGAAAAAATTAGCGGACAAAAATTGTTTCATCGATATCCACGAGGGATAGAACCTACGGATCCTTTTTTCTTACACGAATGCTTCCCTTTGTTCAGGAATACACGAGAAACTCTCCGAACGTAA
- a CDS encoding alpha/beta fold hydrolase, producing MKISYHQQIVGDVEVFYREAGPKDGQVILLLHGFPSSSHMFRDLIPKLAEQYRVIAPDLPGFGHTITPPRSQFNFTFNSLFQVIEGFTEALGLKQYVLYVFDYGAPVGYRLAVAHPERVQAIISQNGNAYTEGFSDAWGSWETYWHSPTPENREACRNSLTPETIRNFQYLHGADASLVSPDGYSLDIAFMSRPEAEEIQLDLILDYRTNVDIYPYFQAYFRKYQPKLLAVWGKNDPAFLAAGAEAYKRDIPSAEVHLLDTGHFALETHAKEINELIQQFLKKC from the coding sequence ATGAAGATTAGTTATCATCAGCAAATCGTTGGAGATGTCGAAGTTTTTTATCGCGAAGCCGGCCCTAAAGACGGTCAAGTTATTTTATTATTACACGGGTTTCCATCTTCAAGTCATATGTTTCGCGACCTAATTCCCAAACTGGCAGAACAATACCGTGTCATTGCCCCTGATCTCCCTGGATTCGGTCATACAATAACTCCGCCCCGCAGTCAATTTAACTTCACATTTAACAGTCTGTTCCAAGTTATTGAAGGTTTTACTGAAGCTTTAGGTCTCAAACAGTATGTACTTTATGTATTTGATTACGGTGCACCTGTTGGTTATCGTTTGGCAGTGGCTCACCCGGAAAGAGTTCAAGCAATTATTAGTCAGAATGGTAACGCTTATACTGAGGGATTTAGTGACGCGTGGGGATCCTGGGAGACGTATTGGCACTCTCCGACACCTGAAAATCGTGAAGCATGTCGCAATTCCTTGACCCCTGAGACCATACGTAACTTTCAGTATCTACATGGAGCTGATGCCAGCCTTGTTTCACCAGATGGGTATTCCTTGGATATTGCTTTCATGTCGCGCCCAGAAGCTGAAGAAATCCAACTGGACTTGATTCTTGATTATAGAACCAATGTGGATATTTATCCTTACTTTCAGGCTTATTTCCGTAAGTATCAACCTAAACTTTTAGCTGTATGGGGTAAAAATGATCCTGCCTTCCTCGCTGCTGGAGCTGAGGCTTATAAGCGTGATATTCCATCTGCGGAAGTCCATTTACTTGATACTGGGCATTTTGCTCTCGAAACACATGCTAAAGAGATCAATGAGCTAATTCAACAATTCTTAAAAAAATGTTAA